The proteins below are encoded in one region of Fimbriimonadaceae bacterium:
- the leuB gene encoding 3-isopropylmalate dehydrogenase, whose protein sequence is MPHKVAVLPGDGIGPEVIDEAVKVLRAGHADYEFEYALLGGAAYDETGHPLPQATLDLCKASDAALMGAVGGPKWDKIDPPSLRPEIGALLPLRRELNLYANLRPAKTLRALVHASPLKEGRSMMDLVVVRELTGGIYFGEPRIRSEDNTKAVDTCVYHRYEVERITQTAFEIARARKRQIVSVDKANVLETSRLWREVVDEYAAKNPDVSVSHMLVDNCSMQLIRDPGQFDVILTENMFGDILSDEASMITGSLGLLPSASLGAPKGDRVFGLYEPVHGSAPDIAGQGRANPLAAILSAAMMCRYSFGDAALADRIEAAVESALAEGLRTADIFEKDTRLVSTSEMGDAVVAKML, encoded by the coding sequence ATGCCCCACAAGGTCGCGGTGCTGCCGGGCGACGGCATCGGCCCAGAAGTCATCGACGAAGCCGTCAAGGTCCTGCGGGCAGGACACGCGGATTACGAGTTCGAGTACGCGCTGCTCGGAGGCGCAGCCTACGACGAGACCGGTCACCCCCTGCCCCAAGCCACGCTCGACCTCTGCAAAGCCTCGGACGCGGCCCTCATGGGCGCGGTGGGCGGTCCCAAGTGGGACAAGATCGACCCGCCTTCCCTGCGGCCGGAGATCGGCGCCCTCCTCCCCCTCCGCCGCGAGCTGAACCTTTACGCGAACCTGCGGCCCGCAAAGACCCTAAGGGCCCTCGTCCACGCGTCGCCGCTGAAAGAAGGCCGCAGCATGATGGACCTGGTGGTCGTGCGCGAGCTCACCGGCGGGATCTATTTCGGCGAGCCGCGCATCCGCTCGGAGGACAACACGAAGGCGGTGGACACCTGCGTCTACCACCGCTACGAGGTCGAGCGCATCACCCAGACTGCGTTCGAGATCGCCCGCGCGCGCAAGCGGCAGATCGTGAGCGTGGACAAGGCCAACGTCCTTGAGACCAGCCGCCTCTGGCGCGAAGTGGTGGACGAGTACGCCGCGAAGAACCCGGACGTCAGCGTCAGCCACATGCTCGTTGACAACTGCTCGATGCAGCTCATCCGCGACCCGGGCCAGTTCGACGTGATCCTCACAGAGAACATGTTCGGCGACATTCTTTCGGACGAGGCTTCGATGATCACGGGTTCGCTCGGGCTGCTGCCCAGCGCGAGCCTCGGCGCTCCGAAGGGAGACCGCGTCTTCGGTCTCTATGAGCCCGTCCACGGTTCCGCACCGGACATTGCCGGCCAGGGCCGCGCAAACCCCCTGGCCGCGATCCTCAGCGCCGCGATGATGTGCCGCTATTCCTTCGGGGACGCCGCCTTGGCCGACCGGATCGAGGCCGCGGTCGAGTCTGCGCTGGCCGAGGGCTTGCGAACGGCCGACATCTTCGAGAAGGACACGCGACTGGTGAGCACGAGCGAGATGGGCGACGCGGTCGTCGCAAAGATGCTCTGA